The Theobroma cacao cultivar B97-61/B2 unplaced genomic scaffold, Criollo_cocoa_genome_V2, whole genome shotgun sequence genome contains the following window.
TGTGATTGGGGATTTGAgatttgaaagagccaaaCTAACATCTAAGGTAAAGATTTCACTTAATGTTGAAGAATTTAAAGGATTTGACCACTATATGTTGATTTGCCATAGATTGAGCTAGTTTGATAAGGCtagaaataagttgaaagctAGAATTAGTTATGAAATAGAGAATTGAGGTATGAATATTGATGAGTATATGGTTGTTGAATGTTAGACTACATTGGGAGTACGAATGCTACCCGAACATGCATTCTATtccaaaatagaaaatttaataGTTGACTTTCATTGAAAAGGACATTCCAACTATATCAACTACCATGGATTATTTATAAGACAAGGcaatatattttgatatattggaACACATCGTATTCTTAGGTTTATATTTGTGATTCAAGGCTCTATCACTTTCACCAATGCATAGATTTAAGttgaaattgtttttaaaagtACATGCAAGATGGTGACTAAAGCATATGATCTaccattttgattatgaagGTATATGGCACCATTGGAAGCAACAAGGTTGAGGATGAGTCATTTTCCAAGTTATTTTTCATCGTAGTTTCTTCCAAGTCTTAGTTTTGTTTGTCCATCAAAAGAAACATTAGTCTTAGTTTTTTTTACCCTAAAACCTACATGTCTTACAACTGGTGTCTACAATTTCTTATGTGTTTAGCAGTTCTTTGATATATTAATCAATGAGTTCATCTTTTAACTTTAACATGAAACAGCATCATTACAATTGTATAGCTTGGATTAAATGTCAATGGTTAAGTATGGTGATGGGATACTCATGACTTACGTATAATATTGACATTTAGGATTTCaagtaaaagaatttaataattaaattatttgataaatgatCCTGTCTAATACAATAAATACATTCAAAACGAATTTAACTTTATAAAGAAATTAGGGTGATTGAGGTGCTGAAATTGTTCTctatgttttgattttgacttctttccctttttatttATGTAGAGATGATGATTGGTCCATTGAAGAGAAGAGCAGCACTCTTTCCTTCCCATCATACGAAGAAAGGGATATAACATTGACCCATCAGACTAGACGATCCAGCTGTGAGTAATTTGGCTGCTTCATATGACTCAAAAGCTGTATCTAGGgcattatttattcattttaagaCGCACCTCCAGACCAAAATACATTATGTCGTTTTACAAGAAATGCTAAAGTTGAGACTTTGGGTGCCTTTTTCATTATGTCATGTAAAAAGTTTCATGTTACTTCATAatcaaatggttttatatgcAAAAaccactttgttttttttataataaaatatattatcaaattattaactatttaaaataatctacaaataaaataattttttcaaattatacGTCGGTTAATAACTCTCGCAGCATAGCGCAGGTCGATAACTAGttgtttattaatataatatgatGATGAATTCGTTTGCTGCGTTCAATCAACATTCAGGATAGGGTCAATGCATATCTTTGTTAGCGCACGTCAAAACTTTACACTAGTCTCGAGTTTGGGCTCAATGGTAGTCGATGATTGGCAGCAATGAAGTCAGCAACTGCGCGATGAGCGGCTGATAAGTGGCACTGCGACGGTAGGTATATTTGTCACCACTTGATCACAGCTAGAGTTAACCCTTAATTTCCCATTCTGTCTTTCGTGGCTTCTTTTCTGTACAAAAGAAATACAGCAATAATCGACGAATTTCACTTTTGACCATCccacttttcattttttaatatttgaaatcACTACATTACAAATATTATCATCTTCTAGATTACCTCATTTCACTGtgcttttttaaaattttttgtttgataaagtacatgtattttttatttaaattcttttaattaaaattttaaaatttaataatatttaattttattaaatattacaaTAAATTNaaaattttttgtttgataaagtacatgtattttttatttaaattcttttaattaaaactttaaaatttaaataaatatttattttaattaaatatattaattaaaatttaattataattaataaaaatatcacttataattatatatcacataattttgatgtgatatattgatatattataataattataaaaacttatatatatatatatatattattcatTTGCTTTATTTACAAAATCTATAATTGTAATTCTTATGTAGctacataatataaaaataatattttatggtaTTTGACAAATATTTAGTGTATATATCTTGATTGTAATAAGTTGCCTCGGTTTAATTTAAGTAATTCCTTTGTTTATTCAACTGAATtacttgataattttttttcatttttttagtattttttgcCAATGAAATTGTCTCCTTCTGGACTAAGTTACCAAGATAGTGCATATATCATATGCGTCAACCTGActcttccaaaaaaaaaatttttttttataatcgAGAGAGGGATTCAAACTTACTCTGAGAttcaaactttatttataagtaaaaGATGGTACACCGACGAATAAatcaaatactcaaataaaaaaaaaccaaaattcaaaattctcTTCCTCTTCTACTAGCCTTCGATCAGCGTAACTTTGTCGGAAGTGGATCGTTCGATGCGCACGGTCGAGAAGCAGTGCATACTCCAAAGCAACCCATAAAATCTATGACCCTTTCCCCCTTTTAGCTTTAATCTAATCAAGTAATCCTCCAAGAAAGGAAGCATTTCTTGCTTTTTTGGGCTAAAAATCTCTCTCATATGGCGGTTTTTTCTTTCACCGTTTTGGGCTGAATCGCTATCAGAACATGGTCAGATTACTCTCTCTTCGATTTCAGTTAGAgtacttttctttctctgttTATCATACTATGGATCCAAAAAATGTTGAACTTTTATGAATTGAAAGCTTTGCAGCTGAAATTAAACTCttatagttttgaaaattgcttGTCCAAACCGGGTAGTCGCTTGAGGGCTATGAGAGTGAGATTGGCAAAGAAGAGAAGAGCTATCAGGCGTATGAGACAGTCGCTAAGTGCTCTGCAAATTGCAGCTGAACAGATTGAGCGAGATCACGAGCTGATGTTTGCAGCTGAACAGATTGACCGACGGAACGAGCGAATTATTGCAGAGAATGCTCTCATTGATCAATTGGTTTACGATCTTCTGGCTGAGATTGAAAACGATCCTTTAATCCGTGCTCAGAATCTTGATGGAAGGAACATTATTACAAACCAAGCTCCACCTCCCCGCGGCGGCGCCGATGACGGTCGTAAGTGGTGTGTTGGTGGGCTTTATTACGCTAGAGGTGGTGGTGGAGCTTAAGGTTTtacggttttttttttttttcgcaTAACCCCGCCCCTCCTACGTTAAAAGCAATATTcaaatttgagaattttttttgtttttgggttttttatttataccATAATCAAGCCCGCCCTTGCTTCTACAAGCAAGGCTTTAATgattatataattatgattatgaaTTTATGGCTTTTTAAAAGTATTGTTAGTAATTGGGACTTGTTTATTATTACTTATACTtggctttttgttgatttGTTATTAAATCGGTTAAAGAGCATTTCAAGAATATTTTGAGTGGATTAAATCTAGATGTTGCTGCTGACACTAGGTAGTTGGTAGAATATAGTTTTATTATAGGAAGTCGGTGTGCTTGGAGGAATGGGATACAGGGATAGTGTTGCtccattttaaattattttagagGGATTCACTGTGATTCAAGAATGGATAAGTACTTCCAGAGAAGTGATAAATAAATTGGGAAGGAATTAATGCTGGGCTAAAGAATTTTTTGTAAAGGTTACACTTTAATGGTTGTGAGTCATTCAGTAGAGTAGAACTCAAATTTACTTGGGTCGGTAAGTCTATTTATATGTCTAGCACTAGCAAGGTATCTATTGGAAAAAtatagattaaaaaaatttaaattgttaacTATGGGCTTTGTGACTATGGCCAAGGTAGAGATGAAAGGAGTTATGCTTGGGCTGGTGTAAAAAGCTACAGCCACACTAGTCAAGTGTTCTAAATGGAATGGCCACTGCCTtgtttatatatgattttaacCACAGCAGCTTGCATTGTTACTTACCCACGATCAATCCCAATCattaaagtgaaaaaaattataaaagcaaCTATTAAAACAAGTGTGCTACTAACTGCTCGCAACGGACAGGTTTACCTGtagtaattttaataatagcctaattaattatttaaaaccATTATATATTGACattaattatcaattaatGTTGAATTTAGTgcaaaaaaacagaaaacattaaatattattaatttgttgCATTTAGAATAGAAAGATTTTTATTTAGGACCACAATATTgaatattgatttaattttgaaaacattttaataatagtttttagaGCAATAACTATCAAAATCTTGGAAGATTGCCAACTAAATATGCAAAAAAGCAGCCAAGTGATCTTTTTTGTGAAGGAGATAGCACCCGGCCTTCATACTTAACGCCTAAAAACATGAATGCAAAGAGAATTTGACACTGGCAATTCTAGAAGAAGCAAAATGCAGCAAGTTCAAGCTCTAATTTCATAGATTTTGCACCAAGGCAAAATATCTCAATTTGTTAAACGGATAGGCATCTTACAGCACTACCCTCTCACATATTCTACATCATGTTTGCACAGACCCTACAAAATTGCTAAATTCAGGAGACACTAAAACTGAATGACAAAGGATTTTGTGTATTCGTtcgaaaaaggaaaatcaaataaatcaagtATTCCAACTAAAGAACGAAAAGCATGATACCTCCCACTGTATAATAACCTTTCATAAATTAGTGCTGTGCAATCCAGGAATAGCAACAGTACCTGCAACTTGCATCAATCTCCTACATGTATCTATGTTTCCTGGCATACACGTTAAACTCCAATTACTTTCGTCTTGTCAGAAACCAAATCTGAGGTATCTTCCTGTTTGCTCTTCAGTATAAGCTGTATGGGATATATTTTCCAGTGAGAAACAATGTCACTGTCCGTGAAACTCAttgctttggtttttctttcgAAGGCTGACAAATCATTGTACAAGCTTCCAACAGAATGAGACCAAAGCAGCCATAATTATCCCATCAGTCACTCATATCATCAATTCCTTCAAAATCACTGACCCCATCAAATGCTTCATCATCAAGTGCTTCCCCATCTTCACTCCCTTGATCAGTTTCCATTGCATCTTCAGATTCCTCTTCGTCGCTTTCATCCTTGTCCTCGAATATTACTGGGATTGTGGCATTCTCAtcgaactcatcctcaacaaTCTATCATAAAAATTGAGAGAAGAAACAATACCATATAAATCCTCAGTTTACCTGCAAAATTCCTCCAGCTACAAACTTTAACAAAAAACATACCCCTGCATATAGGAAGTCTAAGCAACTTGATATTTGAAGAGCAGATTTAAAAGTTGAGACTCTAGATTCAATAAGCtgcataaaaaataagaagggTTAATTCCATAAACACACCCCCCCCCCCATCGGCAGAGNNNNNNNNNNNNNNNNNNNNNNNNNNNNNNNNNNNNNNNNNNNNCCCCAAGTTGCCCtcaaaaaaactgaaaaaaaattaagataagaaaatattggaaacaaaagaaagattatttttattgacaAACGAAAAGGAAAGAACGAAACAACCCAAGCCAAAATAAAAGTCCTAgagggtttttcttttcttttttttatataattccCATTGTAAGGATCTTATTGTTCCTTGCAATAGCCCATGAACAGGATGCAAATGGTTTAGTATTAGGGTTTGAGGCGAAAGAATCTCCTTCAGGCCAAGGAAAGAAATAACTTTCTATTGTACTTTCCTTTTCCGTGATACGAGGAAAACATTCCCCAGTGAGCGTCAATTCTAAACTACAAGAAATTCttagaaaatggaagaaaaaacaaaattcagaCCATTATCAAAAGCAAAATCCAcataacttcaattttaaagaaaaaacaaaggtaaccaaatagaagaaaaaagtaaGAATAACAAGCATACTGGTTGAATAATTTACAATTCTTCAAATTGGTTGTTGCTTTAGCAGACAAGGTATTGACGTGGACGTTGGCAATGAGACATGATGTcatttgtttaaaaattgataaaactTTTGCGATGAGATCTGGTGGCTGGAAAAATTCTCCTTCTGGTGTCTACCTATCAGGAATTTTCCAATCAAAAAAGAGGTCATAGCAGCACCAATGATCTACTCAGCTGGCGAGGCATTCAGGTGGACGATGGCAAGGCCATGTTAGACAGCATGGTTGGAGGGGCAGAGAAAGGTTGGTTTGATAGCCCCAGAGGAATCAGTGGACGGTCTGAGGGAGACGGGCAAGAGAGTGAGGAGGATGGCAGTGTTAGGCACTTGGGCAAACTGCTTCACATAAGGGTCTGCCATCCTTCAAGACCCAACGAGTGTGATGGTTTTCAAGTGGATTGAGAATTGTGGTTCCTTCATTAAGGACCTTTCAACCCAAAACATTTGTTcattccttgttttcttttagttttttgtCTAAAAACTAAGCATACAAAGCAGAGAGTCAATCAATTAACACcaaaattattgttaattttttcaGGTCGATGAAGTCTTTTTGTAAGACAATTTAACTGTTAACTAACTGCAGTAGATGGTCACCGGGGGAAGTGGGTGTTCTCAAACAATGAGGTCAGGggattttttcattttggggAGGGGGATTTTTGGGTTTCACCCAAATGACAAGCATTCACATTATGAGTATTAAATAGGATATGATTGAAGCTAGCATTAAATTAAAGACCCAATGGTAATgacttaatttaaaaaatctttcacAATAAAGAGTCCCTATCTGACCTGATACAAAGAGTTCAGAGCACGCAGAGAGGATGCCTGGGACATAATTCCACTAGCATGTTGAAGAAGTAAACTTTTTATCCATGGTAGGGCACATGCCAATACTGCACCCCTGCATTGAGTTAGAAACATAACGCCCATTTCAGATTGATAAGCCTTCAGCACAAGTTatacatgaaaaagaaaagaattacaTTATCTAACACCTAAAGATAAAAAAGGCATCATTGATCCATTCTCCTGACAAGTTGTAAATATCACAGCATCATTCTATGTTTTTGGTTCAAGATCAGGCCACATAGTTTCTCAAGGACCAGTCAGCAGAAAGGCCAAGTTAAACTAATGTTTTGTTCTGAACCCACAAATGATAGTTGTCCAAGTACAATTTAGTCTGTGCTGCTTGTTGGAAGAATCAAACCGGaatttaaccaaaaaatttctatcaaattttaataaaaacagCTTGCCTAGCAACATTACTTTCCAAccttaaatttgagaaaagtgaaaattttgacaaaacaaaaaaaaaatcaaggcTTTGTGGAACTTCTAATAGCTGAAAGAATGCCAACTGCAAACCATCCCCTCAATGCTTTCAAAAATGAAAGTTGCAGATTAGATTAGTTATAGAACCAAAAAGAACATTTCTGCTTTTGCAGTAAGCTTTAGTCAACAGCAAATACAAGAAGTTCTCAGCCTccacctttttctttctaaaaccaaa
Protein-coding sequences here:
- the LOC18595768 gene encoding uncharacterized protein LOC18595768 isoform X3; protein product: MGSRLRAMRVRLAKKRRAIRRMRQSLSALQIAAEQIERDHELMFAAEQIDRRNERIIAENALIDQLVYDLLAEIENDPLIRAQNLDGRNIITNQAPPPRGGADDGRKWCVGGLYYARGGGGA
- the LOC18595768 gene encoding uncharacterized protein LOC18595768 isoform X1 — encoded protein: MLKLNSYSFENCLSKPGSRLRAMRVRLAKKRRAIRRMRQSLSALQIAAEQIERDHELMFAAEQIDRRNERIIAENALIDQLVYDLLAEIENDPLIRAQNLDGRNIITNQAPPPRGGADDGRKWCVGGLYYARGGGGA
- the LOC18595768 gene encoding uncharacterized protein LOC18595768 isoform X2 — protein: MLNFYELKALQLKLNSYSFENCLSKPGSRLRAMRVRLAKKRRAIRRMRQSLSALQIAAEQIDRRNERIIAENALIDQLVYDLLAEIENDPLIRAQNLDGRNIITNQAPPPRGGADDGRKWCVGGLYYARGGGGA